One window of the Triticum dicoccoides isolate Atlit2015 ecotype Zavitan chromosome 3B, WEW_v2.0, whole genome shotgun sequence genome contains the following:
- the LOC119276104 gene encoding vacuolar-processing enzyme-like — MAMASFRPLPLALLLAACLSALVLAVAHARTPRLEPTIRLPSQRAAGQEDDDSVGTRWAVLIAGSNGYYNYRHQADICHAYQIMKKGGLKDENIIIFMYDDIAHNPENPRPGVIINHPQGGDVYAGVPKDYTGKEVNVKNFFAVLLGNRTAVSGGSGKVVDSGPNDHIFVFYSDHGGPGVLGMPTYPYLYGDDLVDVLKKKHAAGTYKSLVFYLEACESGSIFEGLLPNDIGVYATTASNAEESSWGTYCPGEYPSPPPEYDTCLGDLYSISWMEDSDVHNLRTESLKQQYNLVKKRTAAQDSYSYGSHVMQYGSLDLNAEHLFSYIGSNPANENTTFVEDNALPSFSRAVNQRDADLVYFWQKYRKLAESSPEKKDARKQLLEMMGHRSHIDNSVELIGNLLFGSVGGPMVLKAVRPAGEPLVDDWSCLKSTVRTFESQCGSLAQYGMKHMRSFANICNVGIVPEAMAKVAAQACTSIPTNPWSATHKGFSA; from the exons ATGGCGATGGCGTCCTTCCGCCCCCTTCCCCTCGCTCTCCTGCTCGCCGCGTGCCTCTCGGCGCTCGTGCTGGCCGTGGCGCACGCGCGGACCCCACGGCTGGAGCCCACCATCCGGCTGCCGTCGCAGCGCGCCGCCGGGCAGGAGGACGATGACTCCGTCGGGACCAGGTGGGCCGTCCTCATCGCCGGCTCCAACGGCTACTACAACTACCGCCACCAG GCGGATATCTGCCACGCCTACCAGATCATGAAGAAGGGTGGTCTCAAGGATGAGAACATCATCATATTCATGTATGACGACATTGCGCACAACCCGGAGAACCCGAGGCCGGGCGTCATCATCAACCACCCCCAGGGTGGAGATGTCTATGCTGGGGTCCCTAAG GACTACACTGGAAAGGAGGTTAATGTCAAGAACTTCTTTGCTGTCCTGCTCGGTAATAGAACCGCTGTGAGTGGTGGGAGCGGCAAAGTCGTGGACAGTGGCCCTAATGATCACATTTTTGTGTTTTACAGTGACCATGGGGGTCCTGGGGTCCTTG GGATGCCTACCTATCCATACCTTTACGGTGACGATCTTGTAGATGTCCTGAAGAAAAAGCACGCTGCTGGAACCTACAAAAGCCTG GTATTTTACCTTGAAGCCTGCGAATCTGGGAGCATCTTTGAGGGACTTCTGCCGAATGACATCGGTGTCTATGCGACCACCGCATCGAACGCAGAGGAAAGCAGTTGGGGAACGTATTGCCCCGGCGAGTACCCGAGCCCTCCGCCGGAATATGACACTTGCTTGGGCGACCTGTACAGCATTTCTTGGATGGAAGACAG TGATGTCCACAACCTGAGAACTGAATCTCTCAAGCAGCAGTATAACCTG GTCAAGAAGAGAACAGCAGCTCAGGACTCATACAGCTATGGTTCCCATGTAATGCAATATGGTTCTTTGGACCTGAATGCTGAACATTTGTTCTCGTACATTGGGTCAAACCCTGCTAACGAGAACACTACATTTGTTGAAGATAACGCACTGCCATCATTCTCAAGAGCTGTTAATCAGAGGGATGCTGATCTTGTTTATTTCTGGCAGAAG TACCGGAAATTGGCTGAGAGCTCCCCTGAGAAAAAGGATGCTCGGAAGCAATTGCTTGAAATGATGGGTCATAGATCTCATATTGACAACAGCGTTGAGCTGATTGGAAACCTTCTGTTTGGTTCTGTGGGTGGTCCGATGGTTCTAAAGGCTGTTCGCCCAGCTGGTGAGCCTCTTGTTGATGACTGGAGTTGTCTCAAGTCTACG GTGCGTACTTTTGAATCACAATGTGGCTCGCTGGCGCAGTATGGAATGAAGCACATGCGGTCCTTTGCAAACATCTGCAATGTCGGCATTGTTCCTGAAGCGATGGCAAAGGTTGCTGCTCAGGCGTGCACGAGCATCCCAACCAACCCCTGGAGTGCCACACACAAGGGTTTTAGTGCTTAA